A region of the Leucobacter komagatae genome:
CGCGGCCGAGGCGCGAACGGCGGCGGCGACGCTTGGCTTCCGCCGTGACCCGGCCCCGGGCGAGCTCAGGCTCGGCGGGCTGTGCGCGTGTGAGCTCGGGCCCGAGTGCGTCGCGCGGCGCATCGTCGCGCCCCCGCACGACGCGGCGCTCTTTAGCGGGTCGCTGCGCACGAACGTGACCCGTGATGGTTGCCTGAGGGATCGGCCGATCAACGCCGCGGCGCTTGCCGACGTCGTCGACCACCTCGGCGACCCCGACGCTGAGATCGGGGCCGGGGGCCGACGGCTTTCCGGGGGCCAGCGCCAGCGCGTGCTGCTCGCCCGCGCGCTCCACACGCCGGGCGACGTCGTCGTGCTCGACGAGCCGACGAGCGCGCTCGACCCGATCACCGAGCAGCGCGTCGCCGAGTCGCTCGCGAGGCTCGGTCGCCCGGTCGTCGTGGTGACCGCGAGCCCGACGCTTCTCGCCGCCTGCTCGCGCGTCGTCGACGGGCGCTGCCCCGAGCCGGCGAGGACCTGCTGCGCTGCCGGCGGTGGCCCAGCCTGCTGCGCGTTCGGGGGCAAGTGATGGGTGCGCGAAACCTGGGGCGTGAGCCCGCGGCCCTCCTACCGACCTCGACGGCCCGTGAAGCCGCGAAGCTCGGGCTGAAGCTGCTGTGGCGCCAGCGCTCGCTCCTCATCGCCACGGTTGCGCTGCTGCTTCTCGGCACCGCGACGATGCTGCTGATCCCGCCGCTGCTCGGCGCGATCGTCGACGCCGTTATCGCGGGGGAGCCGTTCTCGAAGGTGCTGTGGCTCGGCGCCGCGATCGCGGGTGCCGGTGTCGCCGCGGCGGCGCTCGAGGCCGTCGGAGGGGTGCTCCTCGTGCGTTGCCTGCAGCGTGCCCTCGCGGCGCTCCGTGAAGACGTGTTTGAGGCCGCGCTCGAGCTGCCGCTGAGCCGCGTCGAAGCCGCGGGAGACGCCGACGTCATCTCGCGCGTCACGAACGACGTCGAAGCGGTGACCGAGGCGATCTCTGGCGTGATCCCGCTCTGCGCTCGCGCCCTGTTCACGATCGTGCTTACCCTCGTCGGCATGGCGGCGCTCGACCCGTGGCTCGCGCTCGCCGCGCTTGTCGCGGTGCCGATTCAGATCGTGAGCACCCGCGTGTTTCTCAGGCGATCGCGGCCGCTCTACGGGCGGCTCCGGCGCGAGGAAGCGGAGCGCGGGCGCGCGTTCGTTGAGGCCGTCGCGGGCGCGGAGACCGTGCGGGCCTACGGCACCGCCGACGAGCACCTCGACGCGATTGCGCGCGCCAGCGACACCGCCGTGCGCACGCACCGTGAGACCGCGAAGGCGCGCAACATCTTTGTTGGCGGGCTCAACGCCGCCGAGTTCGTCGGCCTCGCGGCCGTGCTCGCCGTCGGGTTCGTCCGCGCAACGTTTGCGGGGCTGTCGGTCGGTGCGGTGACCGCGGGCGCCCTCTACTTCCACCGCCTGTTTAACCCGATCGGCGACCTCCTCGGCAGCATGGACGACCTGCAGCGCGCGCTCGCCGGCCTGCAACGTCTCACGGGCGTCGTGATGGCTGCGTCAGAGGTCGACCGGCCGAGCGCGGCCGAGGTCGCGGCCGCCGAAATCTCGGACGGCTCGATCGACGTGCTTGGCCTCACCTACCGCTACGGCCCACAGGCGCCACGCGATGCGCTGCGCGGCGTCGACCTCGTCATCCCTGCGGGCGCGACGGTTGCGCTCATCGGTACCTCGGGCTCGGGCAAGAGCACGCTCGCCAGGCTCATCGCCGGCTTCGACACCCCTGGCGCCGGTGAGGTTCGCATCGGGGGCGTGCCCGCGCACGTCGCTCGCGCGGGCGGGAAGCCGGCTGCGCTGCTCGTCGCCCAAGAGACCCACCTGTTCACCGGGTCGGTCGCCGACAACGCGAGGATCGCGGCGCCTGCTGCGAGCGACGACGTGCTGATTGCGGCGCTCACCGAGGTCGGGTTTGACCTTGATGCGGTGCCGGGTGGGCTCAACGGTGAGCTGTCGGCCGCGGTGAGCCACCGTGAGGCCCAGCAGCTCGCGCTCGCGCGGGTTCTGCTTGCAGACCCGCCCGTCGTCGTGCTCGATGAGGCGGGCTCGCAGGCGGGCGCCGACCCGGCGCTCGCCGACGGCATGCAGCGGGTGAGCGCTGGGCGCACGGCGGTGATCATCGCCCACCACCTCGACCAGGTGCGGGGAGCAGACACCGTCGTGGTGCTCGAGGATGGGCGCATCGTCGAGCAGGGTTCCCCCGACGCACTACTCGAGC
Encoded here:
- a CDS encoding ABC transporter ATP-binding protein, giving the protein MGARNLGREPAALLPTSTAREAAKLGLKLLWRQRSLLIATVALLLLGTATMLLIPPLLGAIVDAVIAGEPFSKVLWLGAAIAGAGVAAAALEAVGGVLLVRCLQRALAALREDVFEAALELPLSRVEAAGDADVISRVTNDVEAVTEAISGVIPLCARALFTIVLTLVGMAALDPWLALAALVAVPIQIVSTRVFLRRSRPLYGRLRREEAERGRAFVEAVAGAETVRAYGTADEHLDAIARASDTAVRTHRETAKARNIFVGGLNAAEFVGLAAVLAVGFVRATFAGLSVGAVTAGALYFHRLFNPIGDLLGSMDDLQRALAGLQRLTGVVMAASEVDRPSAAEVAAAEISDGSIDVLGLTYRYGPQAPRDALRGVDLVIPAGATVALIGTSGSGKSTLARLIAGFDTPGAGEVRIGGVPAHVARAGGKPAALLVAQETHLFTGSVADNARIAAPAASDDVLIAALTEVGFDLDAVPGGLNGELSAAVSHREAQQLALARVLLADPPVVVLDEAGSQAGADPALADGMQRVSAGRTAVIIAHHLDQVRGADTVVVLEDGRIVEQGSPDALLERPDGAFAKLWRMSRG